In Aedes albopictus strain Foshan unplaced genomic scaffold, AalbF5 HiC_scaffold_24, whole genome shotgun sequence, the sequence cgtgtacactggcaaacgtcaaagcgttcgaacactagcgcatctggtggaacgatcgcgcaaatcaaatgtaatttgaattgatcgttaaatgcatgtgccaagccgttttgaagagtgttacgtctgtttgtctgtggaagcaCCATCCATACCGTTACTCGTCCTTGGTTGCACATCTAACAACGCCAGCTTGACTGCCGGCCTTGAAACAATCCCATTGGCTGTCAATACCTTTGCTCTCCTCACCTGGTCATTCGCTCCTTTGATTGTCTCCAAAATTCGTCCTCTGGTCCAGCTATTCCTCGTTTTCTCATCAATGATTACCACCAAGTCACCTGGCTCCAATGGTTTGACCTTTTCAAACTACTTTGTGCGACGCGTTAACATTGGGAGGTATTCTAGTACCCACCTACCCCAGAACTTGTCAACGATCCTTTGCGTAGCTTTATGGATGTCTCGAAGGCCACTCTCTTTGTCTACGAATGCGATTACCGGTTGGTTTACTCCGTTGAACCCGTACAACAAAAAGTGATTAGGGGTCAGGGCTTCACTATCTGCCTGATCCAGAGGCACGTAGGTTAATGGTCGCGAGTTGATAACGCCCTCCGCCTCAAGTAGTATCGTCTCAAGCATCTCATCACTGGGGTGCGGCGTGCTATCTGAAATAACCTTCATGGCAGTTTTTACCGACCTTACTAGCCGCTCCCATGGTCCACCCATATGGGGCGCCGCCGGCACATTAAAGTACCAAGTTGTGTGCGTATTGGTAAAGGTTGAGGCACATTCTTGGTTGACCTGCTGCATCTTCTGTTGCTCCTCAGTCAGCTGGCGGTTGGCTCCCACGAAGTTGATTCCATTATCCGAATATACCTCACGTGGGGAACCGCGTCGCGCAATAAATCTTCGGAACGCCATAATGAAGGACTGTGTTGACAGGCTGTGGGCAACTTCTAGGTGGATAGCTCTTTCTGTGAGGCAGGTAAAAAGAGCTACCCATCTCTTTACCACACTACGTCCTATTCTCACTTCCAGAGGACCGAAATAGTCCACGCCGACAAAGGTAAATGCGCGCACGAATGGAGTAAGTCGAACCCTGGGCAGCGGTGCCATCATCGGTGGGTTTGGAGTGGCATTTCTTACTTTACAAACTTGACAGCATCGGGACACCTTCTTAATCAGACTACGTAGGCCGACGATGTAGAACTGTTGTCGCACCGTTTCATTGTTTCCGTGTAGTAGGCGTCGATGGAAACTGTCAGTGACTAGCACGGTGATCGAGTGTTGTTTGGGCAGTATCACTGGAAATTTGGCGGAGTACGAAGCTTCTGGTGCCGCCTCGATTCTGCTTCCCATTCGGATGAGACCGCGAGTATCCAGGAACGGACTCAACTTGAAAAGAGGACTTGATTTACTAACTGTCTCCTGATTGGTTAAGGCCGCAATTTCGTCGGGATACGCCTGGGCTTGGGCTTGTTTTAGCAGGGTGTATTCGGCGTTCTGAATCTCAGTGCTTTGAAGTACTGCTCCCCGCTCCTCAACTGGAATTTTCTTCTGCAGGATGCTGATCACACGATGGACGTACGCCACAGCTCGAacccacattggagtaaatcacatcaaaacctgatcataagtggaaaaactcaaaatgatgtaattaagtttttcgttgtgtttttgctaagtgtagttattgtgtaatcgtttgacagctaagcagtgtccaaatgttttgtttacgcttatcagaagaggttaagtgaaactgaagtttagccgttttctttgatataactcacagcgcgtgctagttttgaccatacaaagtgaatgaaattgatagtcaatcagttcaacgatgcagtttgttaaagaagattaatgttgttattctgttaatttgaaacccaaacaaattgacgttgaattcacatacaatatatgaaaatattgaaaaaaatatttgatggaatcctttaccgtacattcaaaatgaaataagttgattttccggctgtttccgggaaatctgcttttagtgtatgataaaactattgttcctctttcaaatgcagaaagaaaaccttccggatgtttccgatttcaaaagttgcaacactttgaaaaaatcgtgataattatattattatatgatattatttgccttaaaacactatttatccctctgaacgtatttttgctgaaaactagaattcaacagctttcaagcaaaaaaaaaagaagtttaaaatcggtcaactggttcaaaagttgtgattttttgaaaaattttattttcgaaaaatcttgacttttacaatcataaaattggtcaccctaatgacgaaataaaaaaatacgaaaactatgaaatacgtttcattactaatttgggttgcatttgggttgcgaaaatgcgtcaaaataattttgatcagttttgatgtactaggtgctccactgtggaaCCATACGTttccaataggaagcaatcagtgaagtactagattgaaagtagtgagctggatttttgtatggtgagatgatcaattcgccgtttctgcaatgaaatggtgcaaacagcgtgggttatatgatttcttgcctaatttgatactgtttgagcaaaactttgggtaactgtgttgctcaagttgcaagaaataaataatacaacaacacatttacccaaacttttgctcaaatagcatcaaattaggcaagatatcatataacccaagctgtttgcaccatttcattgcagaaacgaagaattgatcatctcaccatacaaaaatccagctcactactttcaatctagtacttcactgattgcttcctattggagAAACGTGCTACGTCGACCAATTGCTCCATTACGCTGCATCGGTGCAAGAATGTGGGACGCAGTTCTTCGTTGGTGGTGTTCATCGATTCACGTGATTGCCTTGGCCACTCGCTTTTGTCCCTGGTGAGAAACTCGGGCCCGGAAAACCAGCGATTATTACTGTCGAATGTTGGACCGGAAGACCACTTCGTAGCTTCGTCGGCGACGTTCAAATTAGATGGCACGTATCTCCACTCCTCGATGGTAGTTAGCGACAGTACTTCACCCACGCGAAATCCGACAAATTGGTGATATTTTCGACTATCGGAACGGAGCCAGGCCAGTACCGTGGATGAGTCTGTCCAGAGGTATTTCTTGCTGATCGGCAGATCCAAGGAAGAACAGAGTGATTGCATCAAGCGTGCCCCGATCATCGCGGCCTGTAACTCCATTCTTGGAATCGAGAGCGATTTGAGGGGGGCTACCTTTGTTTTTGAAGCCACAAACGTACATCTTTTACCGCTAGGGCAGTCAGTTCGCAGgtaacccgaataaaaaatacagtagaaaaaccgaatgttgtattgtaacagtactatttaaaaccatattgttacaataaacaccactgtaaaaataaaaaatacaaaaacaataagatgtaatgttagacaccatacagtgaattgtaaatgagatttttacaatatactatacgggttgttaagtatcgtaacaatataaaaacatatttttctccatatatatttttttacaaaaccatacattttattgtaaatgaattgttcgaaatactgattcgtgggctttaatataccgtacattgtatggtacacgtatggtttcaaacaataaaatgtaccgtaaatatcaTGTGATTTATGGTCTGTTTCGGCCTGGGCAGTCTTGGgaaacagcaaaaacggatttgcctttttatccgacggtttcggtttttattaaacctttttcaaggattctgaaatGAATAGTTCGGTTTTTTACACTCTAGATTTTGACGGTTTTTAACCCTAACTCTGTACTCACATAGGCTCGTTTTTTTGTACTGTTCATGGGTGTAATTGTCCATGTATGTTCGTCATTTATGCAAATGGCGCCTACTTCTGCTGTGGGGACAAAATTCTtggtttgattttttatttttaaattttcctccTACGCTTACTTACTGCGGTTCGTATCGATATTTGAGCGACTCACTGTACTATTTTAAAGTTTGTACGACCGGTATAAAAGCTCGTTTTTGCTTTTTGCTGTGGGTTTTAGTCACTTTTCGCCTACGCTTTTTCGTCGACTTTTTTCCTCAATCTAGGTTGACAGTTGACAGTTTTTTCATTGTGTGTGTGACGTAATAGAAGCATTTGGTAGTGTGGGATTGTGGTGCAATTTGTCCATATTACCAATTTGTGATTATGTGTATGTGTGTTTTAACATGATTATTTTAATGTGTGTTTTCAGTTTGTGTTTTGTTTATACTCCCTATTTCGTGCAATATACCGGCATAGATTGCGTGGAGGCCTTCGGTATCAGTTCTTCTATTTATGCTATTCGCGTGTTTTGCGATATGGCACATCTCTAAGAACTGAAGTGTTTGTTTCCTATTTGCTCTGTCAAAAATCTTCACTTGTTTTAGGTCGAAACGGTGGCTCTCAGTTATGCTGTGGTACAGAAGTGCTGTTTTATCACCTAGCGAAGCTATCTGTGGATCTGATATTTGTTTTCCCTGCTCTATTAGTTTGTCTAAGGTGTTATAATGTGTTTTATGACCATATATCCTTGTTTTCAGGCGGTTTGTTGTCATGCCGATGTAACAGGCCCGGCAATCGCAACACGGTATGCAGTAGATGATGTTTGATTGGCTGTCTGGGGGTACAGGATCCTTCACCTTGGAGAACAGTTTGCCTATCGTTTGAACGTTGTATTTCGCGATCCGAATGTTTGTGTAATCGCGTTTAAAGACCCTCGGACAGGTGGGGAATGTATGGAATGGAGCGGTAGGTATACTCCGGGTTTCCTACTGTCGGTTGACTCCCGTCGGCATGATTTATCGGTTGAGTCCCGATGATGTCGTTGGTAGTTCTCTCATTCATGCGGTTTGCTATTCTCCTCCTCAATGGTTGAGGGTATCCGTTCATCTTGAggtgttctacgatttttgtttttGCTTCGATGGGGAGGTCCGTGGAAAGCTGATTCACTCTTTTTGCAAAGTTTTGGGCCATGtttagtttttgtttcagtgGGTGAAATGATAGGTAGTTTAAGAATCTACCGCTGGCAATCGGCTTTTGGTACCATTGGGTTCTAACCATCTGGTTACTTTGACGGATCAATAGCATATCCAAATATGGTAACTTGTTGTCCATCTCTAGTTCATACGTGAACTGGATATGGACGTCATAGCTATTAAATGTGTCGAGTATATGCTGTACCTGGTCAAGCGGAATTGCAGTGATCAAATCGTCCACAAACTTTTTTAGGAATGGGAGTGGTATCTTCAGGGTTCGGGTGACCTGGTCCAAGAGTGATTCCATTACCCAATCGGCAACGTGTGACGATAGCGGATTCCCCATGGCTGTGCCGAATATCTGCGCGTAGTGTTGGCCATCGTATTTGAAATAACTGGAGTCGATACAGTACTCCACTATTTCAAGAAACAAATCCAGGCATATATTTGTGTTTTTGCTAATCTCATCCCACCTCATAATGATGCAATTTATCACCACCGATTTGGGAATTGAGGTGAATAGTGCAGTTACATCCAACGATATTAGGACGTGATTTTCGGGCAGAGTGACattgttgatgaactcacagaaTGTGAACGAATCTTGGACGTTGTAGGAACTTACCAGTGACTTCTGTAGGATTTTTCCTACGTATTTGGACAGGTTGTATGATGGAGCTGTCATGTTTGGAACTACGGGTCGCAGTGGTAATCCTGGTTTATGGGCTTTTGGTTGGCCGTAGATTCTCGGGCAGACGGAGTTGTATTTGGTGAGCTGTCTAGCCGTTCGGTCATCTATTAGATCCAGATTTCGTAACCGCTTGGGTCTTTAAACGCGATTACACAAACATTCGGATCGCGAAATACAACGTTCAAACGATAGGCAAACTGTTCTCCAAGGTGAAGGATCCTGTACCCCCAGACAGCCAATCAAACATCATCTACTGCATACCGTGTTGCGATTGCCGGGCCTGTTACATCGGCATGACAACAAACCGCCTGAAAACAAGGATATATGGTCATAAAACACATTATAACACCTTAGACAAACTAATAGAGCAGGGAAAACAAATATCAGATCCACAGATAGCTTCGCTAGGTGATAAAACAGCACTTCTGTACCACAGCATAACTGAGAGCCACCGTTTCGACCTAAAACAAGTGAAGATTTTTGACAGAGCAAATAGGAAACAAACACTTCAGTTCTTAGAGATGTGCCATATCGCAAAACACGCGAATAGCATAAATAGAAGAACTGATACCGAAGGCCTCCACGCAATCTATGCCGGTATATTGCACGAAATAGGGAGTATAAACAAAACACAAACTGAAAACACACATTAAAATAATCATGTTAAAACACACATACACATAATCACAAATTGGTAATATGGACAAATTGCACCACAATCCCACACTACCAAATGCTTCTATTACGTCACACACACAATGAAAAAACTGTCAACTGTCAACCTAGATTGAGGAAAAAAGTCGACGAAAAAGCGTAGGCGAAAAGTGACTAAAACCCACAGCAAAAAGCAAAAACGAGCTTTTATACCGGTCGTACAAACTTTAAAATAGTACAGTGAGTCGCTCAAATATCGATACGAACCGCAGTAAGTAAGCGTAggaggaaaatttaaaaatcaaaaatcaaaccaAGAATTTTGTCCCCACAGCAGAAGTAGGCGCCATTTGCATAAATGACGAACATACATGGACAATTACACCCATGAACAGTACAAAAAAACGAGCCTATGTGAGTACAGAGTTAGGGTTAAAAACCGTCAAAATCTAGAGTGTAAAAAACCGAACTATTCatttcagaatccttgaaaaaggtttaataaaaaccgaaaccgtcggataaaAAGGCAAATCCGTTGTTGCTGTTTCCCAAGACTGCCCAGGCCGAAACAGACCATAAATCACGTGATATTAGGTCCACAGTCGCAAAACAATTCTTGTAgagtaccgtaaatatattgtttttaattgtaatttcactactggttataaatttaatcatggttttggaatggttctcttttgttatgttgtattgttttacattagataaaccatataatgttatattatctcgtcatgttccttcgataatggcagttctagccaaactaacctaaactcgtctaagtctgagtagcctctcattgcattaacagttgaagcttaagcttccatgtcccaccagccagataaccgggttttgcaaactaagcattatttgtggcaacactttgagcggcatgatggaactatgcctagcgcgctaagtgctattagaccactaatgtagttgcatgaagtgggtgacgaggtacataagtatcattacagcgtgcttaaccattattgcaatattgaggctccaatttgactgaactatgaaatgtgtacataacaactcatgagaaaactgtcaagttcgattcaactataagttaggttaaaaagcgaagacgaacttatttcagaagtcgtttcagtgtccagtccagtccttatgttaaaaatgtcaaagataaatcgcatttaattcggttgttgtacaaggcaatttcacatgagagaagaagagaaagaatagtgttgaactcatccactgatttacggtaatctggcctgcgtctttccgggttgacctacttcgtattcctctcatcgcactctacatacctagcccaccatatctcttggatatgcagtccttaggacacctggtttaccactttatttaaacattttattgactttaaatagatgtttcaacttattcacttttttctctttcatttcctttgcaacaaaaatgtcacggacatcaacaaaacaaagcacggaaaaaatcatgaactgaataaaaaattaaaaatgcacgcaaaaagattgtttcggaatagtgaatggttcaaacgtaagaaaaacagtataatatattgttacataaagatcggatgtaaatgtataatagctaccaatatgcaaagcttttagcgaaccattccattacaatacactatattgtagctggtacactgtatggtacaggaatggttttcaccaaataccctatggttagtttttatccgggaagcgACGCAAGCATAGGCGCATTCGCTAGCGTCCACGAAAATGTGTACTTGCAACTGTTGTAGCGTCTTCGATGGAATGTCTGCGAAGTAGCATCTTGGCACTCGCACGTCTCCTATCTGTGCCAATAGCTCCGACCACCGATACCAACTATCCAGAAGGCGCTCTGATATCGGTTCATCCCAATTGGTTCCAGTTCTCCAGACTTCTTGCATTAGGATTTTCCCATGAATCGTGTAGTGGGAAATGAATCCTAGTGGGTCAAATATTCTCATCACTAATTGAAGTACTTGCCTCTTCGTAGGGATCTCACATCCGTTGAGCAGTTGCGGGATATTTAGACATGATGCATCGAACGTGAATACGTCTGCTTTCGGATCCCAGATCAGTCCCAGTACACGATCGCCGATCGTTTGCTTGCCACAGTTGATGGGCTTCCCTGATGTTTCTTCGCATTCTCCGATGGCGGCAAGGACTTCCGAAGAATTAGACCGGAATTTCCGGATCTCGAAACCGGCATCGGAATGGACGATCTTCACTTGATTCACGAGGTCGATGGCTTCTTCCACCGTATCGGTGCTATCAAGAAAATCATCGACGTAATGGTTTTCCGTAATAGCTTTAGCTGCTCGTGGGTACATCGAGGCGTGTGCGTCGGCGTTTCTGTTTTTTATATATTGCGCCGAGCAGGGCGAACAGGTAGCGCCGAATGTGGCGACATCCATTACGTAGACCTCGATTTCATCCTTTGGATCGTAGCGCCAGAGAAATCGTTGGTATTGCTTGTCCGCCGATCGATTCTCAATTTGGTGGAACATTTCGCAGATGTCACCACACACTGCGATGTTCCTTTCTCGGAACCGGAGAATCACTGACACCAACGATACTAGCAAATCTGGTCCCTTAAGAAGAAGATCATTAAAGCTGGTTCCTTGGACCTTCGCCGCCGCGTCCCAAATAAGCCGAATTTTTCCGGGCTTTCTGGAATTGACGACTACACCCAACGGTAGGTACCACACATGACGTGGATCTGTGTCTTGAAGCTCCTCCGCAGATGCTTTATGCGCGTAACCTTTGTCGATGTAATTTCCAATCTGCTGTCCAACGTTCTTTGCCAGTTCTGGATTCCGCGCTAAACGTCTTTCGAGGCTTTTCAAACGATTGATCGCCATTGGTAGGCTGTCTGGAAGCGACGGACTGTCTGCTCGCCATAACAGACCGGTTTCGTACCGAGTCCCCTTCTTGACTGTAGTCTGTTCCAAAATTTGAACCGCACGTTTGTCGTCGTCAGCCTCCGGTTTCACTGTTACCGCACTTTCCTCGACAGCGAAGTAGTTCCTCATTGCTTCGTGCAAAGACTGATTCGTCATAGATTCTTCGAAGTGATGATTCAGATGCACGGATAGCTGGACTCCATCAGACTCCTTTCCGAATGCGCACCAACCTAACCTGGTTTTTACGACGACTGGTCCACCGTTTTTTCCTTCACGTGTTTTGAGGGCAGTAAGCAGTCGCACGTGCTCCAATCCAATGATCATTTGGGGAACGACATTCGAGTAGTTTCGGAGAGGTAACCCCGCCAGGTGCGGGTAGGTCTCAGCTAGGCTGTCGTAATGGAACGACTGCTCAGGTAGATGCAACTCATCAACTGTTTGAATATTGTTGATAGCGTACTTTTGCTTGGAATTTTCACCAGCGATAGTCAAGCTTACGCGTTTCGAACCTTTCTCTTCTCTCGTTATATTGCCGGTCCACGACAGCCACAGCGAAGCCGATGGCCCATCCAGCCCTAGCTGTTCAGCGACTCCTGCCTCCAGAAGCATAGTGCTGGAACCGTCATCGAGAAAGGCGAAGATGGTAACGGTCTTACCATTGGCGAAAAGTTTCACGGGGAGATAACGGAATAGCGAGACGGATTGACACCGGTGGTGATTTTGATGTGCCTGCAGATTGTCATCCGTCTGACGGGGTACTTGTTCGTGTTGCGTATACTGGGCGTGTAGCATGGGGTGGTGGCGCGATCGACAATTATCTAGTCCGCATTCTCTCCTCGAACGACACGGCCATTTCCGGTGGGGCACCAGGCATGTTCTGCACAAATTTTTCGTCCACACGGCTTTCCAGCGAGCGTCCACAGTCAGGGAACGGAACGTTTCACAATTGGAAATTTGATGGCTCTCTTCTTCACAGTAGGTGCAGGTTTTGAATGGTCTGTCCTGAATTGGTTCTGGGGTTTGTTCCGCATTTTCCGGTTCTTCCGAGCGATCCTTACAGTGGACGAACAGCTTCTCTTTATGCTTGTCCATCCTGGATCCTTTGGTGTTTGCGTGGTATGACTCCGAGTTGACGAGCAAATCCGAGGCCAGACAGACGAGATTCGAGATAAATGAATTAAACGTCGCCAAGTTGACATTCAATTGCGTCTGTTTGAAACTGCTCCACTGTAGTTTGAACTGCGTAGGTAACTTCTCCACCAGCTCGTTAAGGAGGAGCGGGTTTGTCAGATGGGCTTGTTGCTCCGACAGAACCATGTGATCAATCAGATTTTGAACTGTTAGTCCATAATCGACGATCGATTTCAAGTTATCAGCTTTCGGGGTCGGTGAAGACCGAACACGTCGAAGAAGGGAATTGATGAGGATCTCTGGCCTTCCGAATAACATGTGAAGCGTGTCTATTACATTCGTCACTGACGAAGGTAGCAGCAGACGGCTTCTAACCGATTCAAGTGCGTTTCCTCGAAGACATCGCTGCAGTCTTGACAGGTTCTCGGCATCACTTTACCCACAGACggcagtggaattcttgaagctgCTGTAAAAGATTGGCCAATCCTCTGGATCACCGGAGAAGGTTGGTAACTCGCGTGTCATCACTTGTCTGGCGGCGAGCTGAGATGCTGTTGGACAAGGTGACGCTGCATCAGGGTAGCAGTTCCTCTGGTACTGGTAGGAGTCTTCTCGGATCGATGCGGGTGCAGTTTGCATTTTCCGGAACGTCGGTGGTGAAATACCATGTTGCGTGACGCCAGAATCCAGTGCTCTGGCGTGTCCTCGATCGTCGATAGGTAGGTTGTACTTTCTCGTGTGTTTGCTGTCATGGTATCGGTCATCCAGTTGTTCTGGTACGAGTATGCTTGGAGGTGCGGCCCAGTTGACGGGTGCGTCGGTTCGAACTGGTAATTGTTTCGTGATTTTTCCGACGCAAGATGATGTGGCATTATCACACCCTTTCGATGGAACTGGCCCAGCCACGAGAAGCGAGATAGATTCCGCGTGAGATGGGAGTGTTGAGGAAGACTTCGGCGTAGTTGGGTGCAGAACGGGACCAGCGAGAGCTTGATTATCCAACTTCCTCGAAACTGACTGCGTTCCAGAGACAGGATTTATCAGAGTTAATCTTTCCACGGCTGCCAGAATACCGGCCTCGGCATGTTCGCCCTCTGGCACTACACCGTACGTAACATTCAACTCACCGGCTGAGCTAGGTCCTTCAGGTACTTTTCTTGCTCCTCTAGCTTCCTCATTCGGATCTGGTTCTGCTGCTCTAGTAGATCCAGACGGAGCTGAATCTTTCTGGACTTCTTACTGGATGTAGACGTATACGCAGACGCCGCCGAGTTGGAGTCAGCGGCAACTTCACACATCCATGAGCGGCTTGAGCCAGCAATCGAATCGGATACTCCAGCACATCCGTAATGCTCCCATGCATCACAACCATCACAGCAGACCATGTCATCGATTTCGTCCGGTTGATCGCACTTCTTGCAGTGCTTACCTTCTCCCGAGGCGCTCTGCATCCTCTTCCTTTTGGGTTTCAATCCTACTTCGGAGTTGAAAATCTTTGTAGTTTGTTGAGAAATTCGAAAGGCCACCGTTTTGTAAGTTGTCCGTACGACagctacaaagctgaaattttatttgaaagAATAGTTCAGTAAATGCTTATACAGTTTTGTTCTGCTCTTACATTTTCAGTGACTTTCGAATACAACAATTATTAGGTTATGTTTTCCGCGTTCACTCAGTGACGAAATCTACGCAACCAAAGAATCAAGAAATTAGCAAAAATCAAACATATTCGAACTAATCCAATTCACCTCGCAAAGAAAACATCAAGAATCAAAATAAATCAGGGTTTTTAACTATAAACTACGCCTTAAACTACCTTTTGTCCATAGAAATCACTTTTTCCTGGTTACTCTTGTTAGAGGGACAACGATCTcctattaatattattattttgTGCCAGCCTAATGATTGTACCAGCCTAATGTTGTTTTCTCTGCTGGCTACGCATGGTGCGCCATTTTGTTATTCCAAAAAGTGAACTCGCTGTGTACGCATCGTTGTGTTAATAAATCTTTAGTTATACGTTATTAATTTAAACTCTAGACTTTCATTCCACTGCAAACCTCATCCCAATAGGTTTTGGGTCCAGTAAACGTGGAAAGTGCGTGAGTTTCGTCGTCGCGAGTGTGAATTGTGTGGACATTTGTCGGTCCGGGAAAATCGCGTTCGATCGTGTCGAAAAGACAAGATGGCGGATTCGAAAGTTCCGGTGGACAAGTTAAACGACCAGAACTACGCGATCTGGAAGTTTAAGGTGCGGCTTTTGTTGACGCGGGAGAAAGTGTTGGATGTGGTGACGAATCCGAAGCCGGCGAATGCGGATGCAGCCTGGGTCGAAAAAGACGAGAAGGCGCAGGCCATTATCGGATTGGCACTGGAAGACGGCCAACTGATTCACGTGATGCAAAAGTCCACGGCGAAGGAGATGTGGGATGCTCTGAAAGATTATCACGAGCGTTCTTCTCTTTCGAGCATAATTCACGTCGTACGTCAATTGATAACGTTGCGGATGCCGGACGACGGGGACATGGCGGAACATCTTAAGCAGATGACGGCGTTGCGGATTCGTCTGTCTGCTTTGGGCGAGGATGTGAAAGACCACTGGTTCGTGGCTCTGATGCTGTCCAGCCTGCCGGAGTCCTACGGCGGATTGATCATGGCGCTCGAAAGTCGACCGGATGCGGATTTGACCGTCGATTTCGTGAAGGGGAAACTGCTCGACGAGGGAAGACGTCGGGTGGAAAATGCGTCATCGAGCGAGAAAGTTTTGGTGACCGGATCGTGGAAGAAGAATTCGGCGGAGAAGCCAAAAGTGAAGAAGGGAAGAGTGTGCCATTATTGCAAGAAGGAGGGGCACATCCGACGCGACTGCCGGAAAATGATGCAGGATCAACAGGAGAAGGAGAAGTCCCAGCAAGCGAACATCGTAGTGAAAGCTAAGTCAGGGGGTGAGCTGTGCCTGGCTGCTGGCGTGGCCGGAGAGGCTGACGTGTGGTATCTGGATTCGGGTGCCACGGCCCACATGACGAACAACTCCAGCATTCTTGAGGAAGTGGATACGACGAAAGCGACGACGATCTGTCTGGCTGACGGAAAATCGATCAAATCGGTCGGATCTGGTTCGGGTCGGGTGATTTTCGTGGATGGGAAAGGCGGCCGGATGAATGTGAAACTGGAGAATGTGTTCCACGTGCCTTCGTTAGCGGGAA encodes:
- the LOC134284516 gene encoding uncharacterized protein LOC134284516, whose protein sequence is MWVRAVAYVHRVISILQKKIPVEERGAVLQSTEIQNAEYTLLKQAQAQAYPDEIAALTNQETVSKSSPLFKLSPFLDTRGLIRMGSRIEAAPEASYSAKFPVILPKQHSITVLVTDSFHRRLLHGNNETVRQQFYIVGLRSLIKKVSRCCQVCKVRNATPNPPMMAPLPRVRLTPFVRAFTFVGVDYFGPLEVRIGRSVVKRWVALFTCLTERAIHLEVAHSLSTQSFIMAFRRFIARRGSPREVYSDNGINFVGANRQLTEEQQKMQQVNQECASTFTNTHTTWYFNVPAAPHMGGPWERLVRSVKTAMKVISDSTPHPSDEMLETILLEAEGVINSRPLTYVPLDQADSEALTPNHFLLYGFNGVNQPVIAFVDKESGLRDIHKATQRIVDKFW
- the LOC134284515 gene encoding uncharacterized protein LOC134284515; translation: MRKLEEQEKYLKDLAQPSVSRKLDNQALAGPVLHPTTPKSSSTLPSHAESISLLVAGPVPSKGCDNATSSCVGKITKQLPVRTDAPVNWAAPPSILVPEQLDDRYHDSKHTRKYNLPIDDRGHARALDSGVTQHGISPPTFRKMQTAPASIREDSYQYQRNCYPDAASPCPTASQLAARQVMTRELPTFSGDPEDWPIFYSSFKNSTAVCGPEILINSLLRRVRSSPTPKADNLKSIVDYGLTVQNLIDHMVLSEQQAHLTNPLLLNELVEKLPTQFKLQWSSFKQTQLNVNLATFNSFISNLVCLASDLLVNSESYHANTKGSRMDKHKEKLFVHCKDRSEEPENAEQTPEPIQDRPFKTCTYCEEESHQISNCETFRSLTVDARWKAVWTKNLCRTCLVPHRKWPCRSRRECGLDNCRSRHHPMLHAQYTQHEQVPRQTDDNLQAHQNHHRCQSVSLFRYLPVKLFANGKTVTIFAFLDDGSSTMLLEAGVAEQLGLDGPSASLWLSWTGNITREEKGSKRVSLTIAGENSKQKYAINNIQTVDELHLPEQSFHYDSLAETYPHLAGLPLRNYSNVVPQMIIGLEHVRLLTALKTREGKNGGPVVVKTRLGWCAFGKESDGVQLSVHLNHHFEESMTNQSLHEAMRNYFAVEESAVTVKPEADDDKRAVQILEQTTVKKGTRYETGLLWRADSPSLPDSLPMAINRLKSLERRLARNPELAKNVGQQIGNYIDKGYAHKASAEELQDTDPRHVWYLPLGVVVNSRKPGKIRLIWDAAAKVQGTSFNDLLLKGPDLLVSLVSVILRFRERNIAVCGDICEMFHQIENRSADKQYQRFLWRYDPKDEIEVYVMDVATFGATCSPCSAQYIKNRNADAHASMYPRAAKAITENHYVDDFLDSTDTVEEAIDLVNQVKIVHSDAGFEIRKFRSNSSEVLAAIGECEETSGKPINCGKQTIGDRVLGLIWDPKADVFTFDASCLNIPQLLNGCEIPTKSCKYTFSWTLANAPMLASLPG